From the genome of Nicotiana sylvestris chromosome 1, ASM39365v2, whole genome shotgun sequence:
atgatgccgATGATGATTCTGATGATGCTGATGACAAGTCGGAGTCCAAGGATGATGAAGCGCATGTAAGAATTGTATCTTGTTTAAGTTTCAAGCAGAGCTAGCAGCCGCACTTTTCTTCTTGTTCTTAATCTGACTGCATATATTCTCCTGAACCTGTTTTGCAGGATGAACTGTAAGGGCCAAGCATTTTGATTTAAGCTGACAAAGATGCTAGCAAGATGAGTTACGTGGCAGttcttacccccccccccaaaccccctTTTCCCCCTTTCTATTAGTGAATTGTAGCCCCTTTCCATTTTTAGCAAAAAGACACAGATTTGAGGGTGGCTGATTGCTTTGATGTCATTGGGACTCGGCCAATAGGAAACATGTTTGATTTTGATTAGAATCTACTAAATAGTTTTGAATTTACACCAGCGTGAATTTTCCCCTCGTTTTCTATTCGACTGGCTCCTTGGCAGTTGGCACTATTGTTGACCTTTCTGCTGTTGTTTTTTTTACTGCCTGAAGCACCATCTGAGAAGCTTAAATCATTAATCATGTGTAACATAAATTTGCTTGAAAACTTTCCGAGCAAGCTTAAATCATTAATCATCGTTTATTTCTATCCTGAAATAATGATGGTCATCTACCGGCGAGGAAAATGTCATTTAAGAGGCAGTTTGTGTGTGGAGGAGTTAATTTGTGTGGTACCCTTTGCTCTCCGATAAACTAGATACCGTGAATTTCAACCTTAAGCAATGAACGCTTAGCCCTTATAATATTGAGGTTATCATTTTAGTTTTGCTGTATCATCTTAAAATAAAGTTAGTTGTCACAAAACTAATACGAGAGCTTGCTTTTgtatttaaaagatcatgtgaTCAATAGCTTATATATAGATTGGTCGACATGTATTGATTGCTTGCTTGCCATCAGCAGTGGAATTTTCCTTCATCttctttcttcctctttctttttcatttcctcCAAATCTTGTATGTTAACATCGATCACCTCAAGCAAGAGCGATGCTGCtgttacaatttttttttgtatgaaCTAAAGGCTAAGGTAGGTAGATATTAAAAATCATATTCCACAGATATATTTCATTCTAATGGGAAAAAACGTCGTTCAAAACTGGATGTTGTTGATGAGATCATACAACTGTTGAACATTTAAAGGTTTAGTCAAGTGAAAATCCATTCCAGCATCTTTGATATGCAACTTCATCTCATCATCCATAGTATGGGCAGTCAATGCAATTATGGGAATGTGAATGCCATGCTTCTTCTCCTCCACTCGTATAAGCCTTGTTGCCTCATACCCACTCATAACCGGCATCTGCATTCATAAACATATCAAActatttaagttggaaaaaaaatcCATAAACATATAACATTTACAACATTTATTTGTAAAAATTAGTAAAGCGGAAAAGAGGTAAGTGTAGAAATGTCACCTCACAGTCCATCAATATAAAATCATAGGTTCTGTTGGAATCATCATAACCTTCAGACATGTCTTTCAAAGATTTCAAAACCTTATCACAGGCATCTTTTCCATTCTCAGAAACATCAACATCTGCTCCTAATTTTTGAAGAGACTTGGAAGCATACATGCGCAATATGGGCTGATCATCAACCACCAAAACCTTCTTTCCTTTGAAGTCCTTGCTAGTACTACTCCTTTTGTTACAATCATTTATCACAATCTCCTCGAGTTGGCACTTAGGTAAGGCATCTGAATCCAATTCTTGGAATTCGATTTCTTGATCCGTCTTAGTCCTATCATGTTGGATTGAACTATTTCGATACTCAGATAGAAGCCTAAGCACTTCATATAAACGTTTGCCATGTAATGGCTTTTGAAAAACATAATCAAAAGGAGGAAGCGGTGGTTGGCTGCTGCTGCTTACATGATCTTGCAACAACACAACCTTGCAACTAAGATTCTGCAAATCTTTCTTGAAATTAACCACCGGTGAACTCAATTCTGAGAGAGGTCCTGCCTGAGAATCAATAATGATAATTATGAAATTCGATGAGCCATTGGAATTAGACCTTTTGCAATGAGGGATGGCTTGATCATGTGTGTCCTTTGTGCCTGAAGCCACTTCATTTGTATCACCAGAGGTTAAATTCAAATTTACCTCAAATTTCTCAAGGGAACTAGAGGAAAGGTCTAACTTTCTTTTTATTCTATCAAGCGTCTGAACAAATTCGTTAATTTTACCCACCTCTGAAACTTTTATGTTCATTTTGCTAATCGCTCTGCTTAaaacttttctccttttttcttcaACTAGGAATAGGACAACATGATATCCCTCTGATCTAGATGGAGATGACCGAAATGGCAGTCCCAAGTGATGGTAAAGATAActgcgaaggccatgattttgcGTATTGGTTTCTTGTTCCTCAGCTTCAACAACAGATACTGGAACACAACTAGTCAGAAATATGTTGAATTGGAAGCGAGTGCCTCTTTCTCCATCCTCTTTGTCAACAATCTTGATCTCTCCCCCCATCAGATGCACCTGTCATATAACAACCAATGATTTATTTACACCAAATTAAGGGTAAACATAATCATATCTAgagctttatatttattttttgtcaTTTACATGGCCTCCTTTTGATGATGTGTTGTTCAATTATGTACTCTACAATCAGAACCAAAGCGATTACAGCAGAATGCTTGGATCTCTTTACTCAAAGAATGTACTTTTCCAAGTATTGTTATTTCATTCCATATTAAAATTGTTGAAGGAAACGGCCAGTTAAGTTACTCACCATCGATTGAACAATGCCTAGTCCCAAGCCATAACCTTCTTCTCCATAAGTTGTTTCTTTCACCTGAACAAAGTTCTCAAAGACATGTTTTTGTTTATCTTTCGGAATCCCCACACCTGTGTCATCCACCTCAAATGTGAATTCCATGCAATTGGGATTCTTTTGAATTGCTGGAAATTCATTCAACGTATTGCAGCAACACTTTTGCTTCGTGCACAATCTTGTCAAGCAGTTCAACGGACTATGCCGATTACAAACAATAAGGGCATTGTCTTTACTTGGTTTGCTCACAGAAACTTTGACGGAGATATGGCCTTCTGAGGTAAATTTGATAGCATTGGTAACCAAATTACTTACTATCTGCATAATTTTCACTTTGTCACCTTTCACTGAGCGAAACGTTGAAAGAGACCCATCACCAGGGTCAAGTACCAAATCCACTCCCTTCTCTATGGCTCTATGATAATGCAAATCAACTATGTTCTCGAGGAGTTCTGCCAGATCGAACTCTTCTACCTTGAGTGGCATTTTACCAGCTTCAATCTTGCTCGCGTCCAGAACAGAATTTAATATGCCTGAAACAATTTCAGCAAAATAGAGTTCTACAAATTATACCAGTGGTGACCATATATTGAACCCTCTATATTTAGAACTTAGGCCAAGTCAAAGGTTAACAGTATATTAAATTCTAAGGTAGTTGTATCTAGTAACGAATCATCTTGGAGGAAAGCCAAACAAGTACCATTGCGTGAATTTGTCACTTCCAGTGAGGGTGACAAATGGTAGTATTACTAGTATTATTGCTTGTGTTTTCACGATAAGTAGCTTTCGTTCTTGAGAGAAAGACTATGTTCATTGTTTTAAAGGTCAAATTCTATATAATTCATTAACTTCCCCTTATTACTAGCCAGAGTTCGTACACAGAGATTAAAAACCCTTACAAAAATTTTGATTCCTCAAAAATTTGTCAAGTTCATTGCCCATTCTACAATTTTGTTGGCGCATGAAAGTTTATACTTAGTACAagtttttattaatatttaacAGGTCAAGTGCTTCAATATCTAGAAAATGATCATCATTAAGTTCGGTGAGGTATAAAAGGCTTTCAATTTCACCCATAAAACTTGTTCGTGTGAgggaaaaatagaaataaaacaaaacagaaaTATAGCATATATAGGACATACCTAAAAGGCTTGTGGTTTCATTATTGATGAGCTGCAGGTTAGATGCAGTCTCAGAATCTGGGGATGCCTCATTCAGACAGTGGTTTATCAGACAAGTTATAATTCCAAAACCATTACGAATGTCATGACTTGCAGCAGCAAATGCGAGACTCTTTGTTATACTTTTCCTCTCTGCTTGATTAGTTGATTCCACTTGTTTGATCAGAGCAGCACACAAAAACATCTCTCTTTTTGCAGCTTTGAAGACTATGATAATGAAAGCACATAGCGAAACTACTACAATAACAAACAAGAACACAAGCAGCAAATATGCTTGCGCGCTTTGCCTTAGGACATTACTTCCCATTCCTTGAGCACTGAACGCCACAGTGTACAcctaaaaacaaaacaaaagccaATTAGTCTTTTGAAGGTTCATTTTTTATTGTTCTAGGCTACTCCAATAGTAATTTATTGATTATTCCGTTTAAATTTTTGATTAATCGAAGTATTGTTTCATTTGATCTTCAATCTCTCCAGTATTCTTCCATTTCAACATTCAACGTGTCAGAAAAGAATCAAATCAATCAATGATTGTACTTAATAGTCTAGAATGCACGCTCCTTACAGAAATATGACTCAGTTTAGACAAATCTCGATATATATCTTGAACAAAACACGTAACACAAGATACAACATAGTAGCCAGGGGCAGATATTCTGCACTTTGAGACTTCACTAATTCAAAATGGTGACATATAAAGTAATTGATCAAGGCATACCGATTCGAGTCCAGCTATTTCAATGACAGAGCAGTAGAATACGAAATTATTCTCCTTGATTTTCACTTCAAACTGTCCCCTTTCTCCATTTACCAGCTTGCAAGACTGGTTGCCACTCAAATCGTCACGAGAACCATTCAAGTTCTTGAATTGCACAGAAACAGTACCATTATACACGATTATGCTGGTATGAGGAATCTTTGTGTCCACAATTACTTGACCATTGTTACTAGCCAGGTGAAAATCCGCACCGTAAAAATTTAAGGCGGAAAATCTGTCATCCACATATTGTACTGGAAACCCCACAGAGATCTTACCTCTTCCATCCATTGTGGCTGTATTGAAAAATAATTCCCTCTTGGCCTTGTTCAAACCAGTGCTAATAGAGGACTGAGATGCATACCCCATTGTTCCTTTTAAGGATTCTTTAGACCAGCCTAGAGTCTCAACGACAACTGTTTTTGTATCAACAACCACTGGTTGCCCATAAAGCATCCCCGTGTCACGATTCACTGGCTGACTATACCATACTGCAGATGAAGTATTGGAAAACACTGCAAAAGTTTGGTCCTCGTCGTGGCCTTCTTCAGTGTAAAAAGCGAGCATTAGCCTATCTTGTCCCACGTATGAGACTTGTGATACGAATGGGATTGTTGAAAGTGACAAAAACAAAAGAGGTGCTACCTAAACATCAACAAACCAACAATACATGAGTTTTCTTGTCAACTGAAAGTTGTCCAAATGAGCAAGAAAAAATGTTGAACTAGTGCCAAGTTTCAACAATTGGttctcaggttatacttttgtaCTCTAACTATTAGTATTCATTTGATTCATAAGCGTTGAACTATTTTTTGCCGGCAATCAACCTAGCTCAATCCCTTTTTATCTAGACCCTGAACTAGTAGCGAAATTAAGAACTCTAAAGGGGATTTAGAAAAATGTAAAAATGTCAATATAGCTTTTTAACTGAGGGGATTCAGTTCAACCCCTAGTCATTGGGAGTGGTCATGTTTTACACACTCACACAAGTGGAGCCTATGTTGCACGGGCACTCCGAAAATGCTATTGTGATCTTgttggatcctccaaaaatacatGACTTTTGGAGGATCCAACACACACCTGTCGCCATTTTTTAAAGAGTCCGAGTAACATAGATTGGAGCTGCTCTAACTATTTTTTAAACGGGTAGTCTCTCATAAAACACGTAAATTTGCTGCAACCAACTTCATTTTAACACGTCGAGCTGATATTCTCACCACCTGACAATGAACACTACTTGAAATAATTCCTGTAAACTACAAGGAACAAGTTCTTTCTTGCTACCTCATCAAACTTGCAAACTCCGGAATATATAAAAGCATCAAAAGGgaaaaaggaaattgaggaaaTTGTTTATTTACCTTAGTTTGGATTTCGGTGAAGGGTAACTGAGTTCCATTGAGAGATGAACTTAGACCTCTAGCCAAGCTTGATGCTGAGTAATTTAGGGGAAGAAACATATTGGCAGTGTGTTCAATCTgtgaaaatgttttatttctCAATTGTTCTGATAGCATGTTCACATGGCGTTCACTCTGATTTTTCATCATAGACAACTTCATAAATATGTAAATTGCCACTCCCTGCAATGAAATTCAACGGAAAAAACGATATTACTACAAATTATATTATCTTGCCAATTTCGAAGATTCAACAAACATATATTTTGACCAACTTTTCAAAACACTTCCTAACTATGTTTCATTGCTAGAACTATTCCTAATTTTTTTGTTTAATCATCTGAAATCCACTGGCTCGACCAGTTCTACTTTGCACCGTAGAAAGCTCACTTTGGCAGCTCCCTACCAAAGGGAACTTCATTCCCTGGACTCAAACCGATACCTCTGATTAAGGGTTGAGTAAAATTTATCATTCCACCACACATGTTGGTTATAATATATTCCTAATTCATTTGACCTAAAGTAATTAATATTGAGACCAACAAAAAAGTAAAGATATACATTATTGAAAGGTACTTACAAGGAGAATGAGGAAGAAAACATGACGTAACACATTGCAGGAGTAAAGCTTCATCCGCTGCATTGTGTACTTCCGATGTCTACAATTTCTCAATTTGACAATCAGTGCACAACGTACTCCCTAACATATAGAAAATTTATTGCTCAACTTTTTATAACAATTGAGTAATAAACAAAATAAACGATCGAGTTATTAACTGTATTGCATGTATTAGGATACTAGTATTGATCAATTGTTTACTTGATTCACAAAGACGAAACATATATAACCtacaaacaacaacaaattcAGTGAGTGAGGTCTGAGGAAGGTAGTgtatacgcagccttacccctaccttgcaacgatttccgatagaccctcgactcaagcAAATCACGAAACATATATAATCTAATCCTACAATACTTTTTTAAAATTCTAGTACTCTTTAGAGTCCATTAAGGCATTAACCAATACAAATTAAAGTCATTTTGATGCATTTAAAGATCAAACTAGTAAAAAGCAGGGTTCGAATAGGAGAATTAAGAAGAGATAAAAGGAAACAACTACAACAAGAAGTTTGAGCATTGGCTTACCCAAAGCAATGCCCTGCGAGGAAGAAGGACATAGAGACGTTAAGCTGAAACAGattcattttgtatttttatttactTGGTTTTGGGTTGGGGAAGATCACAGGCTATAAGAGCTCTAATTGACTTGAGATACCATGCAAAGTGTAAAACTTGTCATAGATAAGCAATAACTCTCTTATGTGTATCCCAATTTATGTGGACTTTTTAGACTTTAGTTGTAACACTTACGAAGATAGAATTGTTATCATTACcgtgaaaataatattttaagtaCAGTTTTGGCTTAGCTCTGGAAGGGAAATACTTATGTTCACTTTAATTTAATATATGTAGCCTTATTGTAGGTAGTTTTAATACTCCTTTAAGTCTTTTTTTTACGGCAAAGGACCTGATATATTCCTTTattttcatttattatttaatCTCGTCCCCCATTATACTTTTTAGTTATATTTGTCCCTTGCCGTCTGTTAATGTTCTAAATTTACCTTTCTTTTGATGAAATTTACACGTGGCACCCCTCTGAATGAAATATCCATTTCCACTATTTTTTATGTATAAATTTTTAATGAATCTTCTcatatttttgtctattttgaacaGGTATAGCTTTTCaacaaaatgataatttttgagTGGAAAACACTCTACTCTTGCTTTCTCTAGAGTTCCCTTGTAAGAGAGAGAGAAACAGAGAGAGATGACTCGTTCGAACCCATTGTAGTATGCTTGAATCTAACTGGGGTTCGCGTTGGTGGAGGAACTGAATCGGAAAAAAGAGGGATTCTAGTTATAAGATATCTAATAAAATCGTCGCTGGAATTGAGATCTTATTCAAAGAGAAAGATCTCAAATATCTGGAGTTTCTTTTTGTATATTTAATCCGCAAGGACCATAATTGAGAATTGTTTGTAGCAGAAAAAGAACCCAATTTCTCCATTTTCTAACCACAAAAAAAGAGCCCAAATATTAGAAAGAGATAATTCGTTTGAACACATTGTAGCAGAAAAATGTTTGAAGAGTGGCTTAAGTTAGACTAACTGCGTTTTACATGACACTCATTTTAACGCAATCCACATTAACTGAAACGTTTCTTGTATTATAGAAACTGCATAACTACTATCTATCTCTGTTTCAATTGATGAACATATTTATTTTTTAGTGCATGCCAAAAAAAAGTGACCACTTTtcatatttggaaacaatttatgTTATACAATAATTTATAGCCGCACAAAATATATGTATCTTATTTTATACCACAAGTTCAAaaaatttctcttttttcttaaatttaGTGAAaatctagccagttttcggactggtaatcaaaaaatagccagcgtttgcaaagtcattgaaaaattagccactattttgctgcaacacggaaagttccagcataatatactagagattggtgcacctgtgtataaACTTCtcgtatattatgctggaactccaatacacgaaaagttccagcataatatactggagattggagcacatgtgtatgaacttccagcatattatgctggacctgtacattatgctggaatatttttcgaattttgaacaatgttttcatTCAGAATATTCATTGCATGAcgaatggctaaatttcgattacttttgaatctgtgactattttttaattaccacttgtaaatctatGAATTTCACCCGTCaagtcaaataggttcacatgaATTGAAACGGGGGCCAGTATGTGAACCAAGGGTTTCCTTGCCAATGCTAGTCATGCAAAAATGGTTGCCCGAACAAAAGGCAAATAAATTTGAAAAGCAATCATACAATCATTCTGCAAGTTTAATCCAAAAGTACATAAATCAAGgtaaacaagaaaaagaaaaactacaACAAAATCACAGAACCCTGCTTATTTACATTACACAAACAAATTCAATAACGTACAAAATCTATTTGCTGCTGCCATTGGTTTTTGGCTTTTTCACTATTAAAACTGGACACTTGACATTCTGTGCACAGTGGTTGCTCACACTCCCAAGAAATGCCCTGTATTTAGATCAACATTAAAACCCTAGACACCATTACATAAGCATGAAAAAATGCATAATCTACTATGATAGTATTCTTCTTTctacctttttttttttcaattcactGTGAAATGTTTGTTATTTTCCTTGTCATTAGATGTAATGAAAAATAATTCAGATAGAATCACGTAGAGGTTGCAaaatgattaaaagaaaatagttaaccactcatattatccactaaaaaatgagttaaataatgaactttttaaaaacggatcaaatagagataagaaccatattatccatttagaaaatagataactaatgagtctaacttttacatttgtaaagtctcaaattggaggttcctcaagttagggagactaagaagtGATCATTATGCAAGAaatcatggataatatggttacccatattacCAGCCAATTAACctgttttttatccgtattaaatatgttAAATATCCGTATTAACATAAAGGGTGTATTTGGTACGAAAAGGGTAGAAAATgttgaaaaagagttttggaaaatgttctttggaggaaatattttccaaaccatttaagccaaccaaacatgaaaaaattggaaaatatttttcccataccaaacacacccaatATGCATAACTAATAAATTTCCAGGATTGTTTGCAACAGATTATGTTAACTACCAAACGAGAAAGTAATTAGTACTTCCTAATGTCTCATTTTATATGAGAGTCTTTTTTATAATTTGTTCTGAAAAGACCGACATTTTTTATATTAGGACACTAATTTCAAATACTCTCACTTTTATTCTTAATACAATGTTTATGAGTTCTGACCATAAGATTCTGGAAATACTTTTATTATGCTATACATATTTAGCTTATTTGATGTTAAAGTTtgtcattttttttcaaattcaataTTAAAAACTAAAGCAATCACCAAGAAATGCAATGGAATGATGCAAACTTTAGGGCAATGAATTTAGAATATCAAATGGCTATAAGTGAAAAAAGTACTACTCCCCATTCAATTTAGATAAGGTAATTTGTCTCGCCATGGagtttaaggaaaaaaaaaaagacttctcGATAAaagtaaaatgaagagtttaaaattaaattatttttaattgtACCGTTTAAATTGAAATAGAGGTAGTAGTAAAAAGCGTACCTCTTGATGACACCATAGCCATGGCTTCCCATGACGAGCATGTCGACATGTAACCTTTCCGCCGCCTGACAAATCACGTCCCTTGCATCACCGCGCTCCACTATCGTCTCTACCTTAACctgaatacaacccaacacagacAAACATTACCTTTAAGTCTCCATATTGACCAATTTAACCTTCATTCATCAGTAAATTTACAAAAACGGACTAACCCCATCCAAGTCCTTGCAAAGTCGTTTCGCCTTCTCCATAACACACTGTGCTACATCATTACTGTACCTCTCCATCGTCGCCAATATATCAGATGAAAACAAATACCCTGAGATTTTAAAAAATTTACCAAACCCGCCATtcaattaatcagataattaattAATACTCTCGAAATGATCATCAATTACCTAATGAATGAAATATTATACCTTCAGGGCTGTCTTTCTCACCTGTTCCGTCCAAGGAAGAGTAAACAGCTCGAGGAGGTATGGAGTAGAGGAGGATAAGGGCATCATTGGTATTTCCTCCAGTGAATATGTTCTCTATACACCATGAAAGGGCGTAGGTGCTCTCCTCGCTCTCATCAACGGCCACCAAGATCTTCCGCGCCTTTGCTGCCACGTCAGCCATCCCAATATTTGACCTCACAACGATGATTGATTGAAGAAATTTTGAGTGTCTTTGGACTTTTAGCTGAAAATGGAAAGTGAGCGAATCAATTGAAGATATTTATAGCGTTGTCAGTGTATGGGAGTCTTGAGGAATTGTATGGGTTATCAATGGAGGGCTGTAGCCGGTGGATTGAAAAACCTGTTGGCGGTTTGTGGATTTTGTGCTGGCGGCTTTTGGGTGGGTCTTTGGTTTTGAGTTGGTCACTTTGCCTATTTAAATTGATTGATGCttttgtccttttttttttttttttttgctttatttttttttatatactttTGTCCTCTTTTGCCACTTTCCTTTCTGTccctgtttttcttttcttttctttttttctctcttttactTTCCCGTATTATTATCCGTTATTTTGTGTACACGATCCAAGGAAAAGGATCACAAAAGAATTGATGCGACATATGGAAGAAATTATCTCGGAATTATAATTTCAAGACTAATTTATGTCATATGGAAGAGTGAGATAAAATAAGATATTTTAGATTAAGTCTGTGATTAAATTTATACTATTTCATTGGAGGTATAATTTTATCCCAGGATAAATTTATATCTCCAACCAAACACGATATAAATTTAATCTCACATCTTATTTCACTTTATCCCTTGTACCAAACAACCTTGAAGGTTTAAGGCTTGAGTTAGCTTTAAAAT
Proteins encoded in this window:
- the LOC104249800 gene encoding histidine kinase CKI1-like, with product MGSNVLRQSAQAYLLLVFLFVIVVVSLCAFIIIVFKAAKREMFLCAALIKQVESTNQAERKSITKSLAFAAASHDIRNGFGIITCLINHCLNEASPDSETASNLQLINNETTSLLGILNSVLDASKIEAGKMPLKVEEFDLAELLENIVDLHYHRAIEKGVDLVLDPGDGSLSTFRSVKGDKVKIMQIVSNLVTNAIKFTSEGHISVKVSVSKPSKDNALIVCNRHSPLNCLTRLCTKQKCCCNTLNEFPAIQKNPNCMEFTFEVDDTGVGIPKDKQKHVFENFVQVKETTYGEEGYGLGLGIVQSMVHLMGGEIKIVDKEDGERGTRFQFNIFLTSCVPVSVVEAEEQETNTQNHGLRSYLYHHLGLPFRSSPSRSEGYHVVLFLVEEKRRKVLSRAISKMNIKVSEVGKINEFVQTLDRIKRKLDLSSSSLEKFEVNLNLTSGDTNEVASGTKDTHDQAIPHCKRSNSNGSSNFIIIIIDSQAGPLSELSSPVVNFKKDLQNLSCKVVLLQDHVSSSSQPPLPPFDYVFQKPLHGKRLYEVLRLLSEYRNSSIQHDRTKTDQEIEFQELDSDALPKCQLEEIVINDCNKRSSTSKDFKGKKVLVVDDQPILRMYASKSLQKLGADVDVSENGKDACDKVLKSLKDMSEGYDDSNRTYDFILMDCEMPVMSGYEATRLIRVEEKKHGIHIPIIALTAHTMDDEMKLHIKDAGMDFHLTKPLNVQQLYDLINNIQF
- the LOC138874632 gene encoding histidine kinase CKI1-like → MQRMKLYSCNVLRHVFFLILLGVAIYIFMKLSMMKNQSERHVNMLSEQLRNKTFSQIEHTANMFLPLNYSASSLARGLSSSLNGTQLPFTEIQTKVAPLLFLSLSTIPFVSQVSYVGQDRLMLAFYTEEGHDEDQTFAVFSNTSSAVWYSQPVNRDTGMLYGQPVVVDTKTVVVETLGWSKESLKGTMGYASQSSISTGLNKAKRELFFNTATMDGRGKISVGFPVQYVDDRFSALNFYGADFHLASNNGQVIVDTKIPHTSIIVYNGTVSVQFKNLNGSRDDLSGNQSCKLVNGERGQFEVKIKENNFVFYCSVIEIAGLESVCLDQLLYMSPF
- the LOC104249799 gene encoding universal stress protein A-like protein isoform X2 gives rise to the protein MADVAAKARKILVAVDESEESTYALSWCIENIFTGGNTNDALILLYSIPPRAVYSSLDGTGYLFSSDILATMERYSNDVAQCVMEKAKRLCKDLDGVKVETIVERGDARDVICQAAERLHVDMLVMGSHGYGVIKRAFLGSVSNHCAQNVKCPVLIVKKPKTNGSSK
- the LOC104249799 gene encoding universal stress protein PHOS34 isoform X1, with product MADVAAKARKILVAVDESEESTYALSWCIENIFTGGNTNDALILLYSIPPRAVYSSLDGTGEKDSPEGYLFSSDILATMERYSNDVAQCVMEKAKRLCKDLDGVKVETIVERGDARDVICQAAERLHVDMLVMGSHGYGVIKRAFLGSVSNHCAQNVKCPVLIVKKPKTNGSSK